A single genomic interval of Camelina sativa cultivar DH55 chromosome 11, Cs, whole genome shotgun sequence harbors:
- the LOC104722993 gene encoding probable lysine-specific demethylase JMJ14 isoform X1: MRSSSALLIGVSKRHCCISISGFVKPILTLEMDQLASLAESVAMEEDSEKQSIKRESSVEPDSSSPPSPKITARWNPSEPCRPSVDDAPIFYPTNEDFDDPLGYIEKLRSKAESYGICRIVPPVAWRPPCPLKEKNIWEKSKFPTRIQLIDLLQNREPIKKSTKSKKRKRRRVKTGYTRRKRDSGGDTSSSSDGEGKFGFQTGPDFTLEEFQKYDEYFKECYFQAEDHTGSKASESKKFKPKVKDIEGEYWRIVEQATVEVEVYYGADLETKKFGSGFPKYSPGHLKCEADQYSKCGWNLNNLSRLPGSVLAFESCDISGVIVPWLYVGMCFSTFCWHVEDHHLYSLNYLHTGDPKVWYGIPGNHYDSFETAMKKRLPDLFEEQPDLLHQLVTQLSPRILKEEGVPVYRAVQRSGEFILTFPKAYHSGFNCGFNCAEAVNVAPADWLVHGQNAVEGYSKQRRKSSLSHDKLLLGAAMEAVYSLWELSLFKKKTPVIVRWKRVCSEDGLLTKAVKKRVQMEEERLNNLQDGFSLLKMEGDFDIKRERECFLCFYDLHMSASSCKCSPNHFACLTHAKDLCSCENKERFVLIRHTLNELRSLVKALEGDPDAIDEWASKCRDQYPSHHQRVKEYSYFQASSFSKSRGSSKVQQREQNNLQSVSEHLQSDLTTNKEVQLKQDGDQNVNCITDKSAVTDVKLGEGGKFDEKKISVESQNPHSVSDVGCSDMAKKVDGCLEGKNQEAATNRLRHSVGLLSTGSLVVKKLWCSKQAIYPKGFKSRVKFLSVLDPTKLTNYISEVLDAGLLGPLFRVSVEDYPTENFSNVSVEKCWQMVTQRLKLEIIKRCDQPVSSLTSLQPLESISGHEMFGFISPHVIKVVESLDPKHQLEEYWNQKAVNLFGAEPTKEEEKDDTEKGGASDPSLDRDTRLLRGLLKKATPEELVMMHGLLCGEARNTELTEELSTLVDKMEKSP; encoded by the exons ATGCGTTCTTCTTCTGCGCTTCTTATTGGGGTTTCGAAACGGCACTGCTGCATTTCAA TATCGGGCTTTGTGAAACCTATTCTCACTCTCGAAATGGACCAGCTTGCATCTCTAGCAGAGTCTGTGGCTATGGAG GAAGATTCTGAGAAACAATCGATTAAAAGGGAGAGTAGCGTTGAACCTGACTCCTCTAGTCCTCCTAGTCCCAAA ATAACTGCGAGGTGGAATCCATCAGAACCTTGCAGGCCGTCGGTTGATGACGCTCCCATATTTTATCCCACTAATGAG GATTTTGATGATCCCCTTGGTTACATAGAAAAGTTGCGTTCTAAAGCTGAATCATATGGCATATGTCGAATAGTACCGCCTGTTGCATGGAGACCTCCCTGCCCTCTGAAGGAGAAGAACATATGGGAGAAATCTAAATTTCCCACCCGGATTCAGCTGATTGACTTGCTTCAAAATAGAGAACCGATTAAAAAATCTACCAAAAGCAAGAAGAGAAAACGGAGAAGAGTCAAAACTGGATAcacaagaagaaagagagattcagGCGGTGATACTTCTTCCTCTAGTGATGGCGAAGGAAAATTTGGTTTTCAGACTGGGCCAGATTTTACCTTGGAAGAGTTTCAGAAGTATGATGAATACTTTAAGGAGTGTTATTTTCAGGCAGAGGATCATACTGGTTCCAAAGCGTCTGAGAGTAAGAAATTTAAACCTAAGGTTAAAGACATCGAAGGTGAATATTGGCGGATAGTGGAGCAAGCAACTGTTGAAGTAGAG GTTTACTATGGAGCTGACTTGGAAACAAAGAAGTTTGGAAGTGGTTTCCCTAAGTATTCACCGGGGCATCTTAAATGTGAAGCAGATCAATACTCTAAATGTGGTTGGAACCTAAATAATTTATCCCGTCTTCCCGGATCTGTTCTAGCTTTTGAGAGCTGCGATATCTCAGGAGTCATTGTGCCATGGCTTTATGTTGGAATGTGCTTTTCAACTTTTTGTTGG CATGTTGAAGATCATCACCTCTATTCCTTGAACTACTTACACACGGGCGATCCAAAGGTTTGGTATGGGATCCCCGGAAACCATTACGATTCATTTGAAACCGCAATGAAAAAGCGTCTTCCAGATTTGTTTGAAGAGCAGCCTGACTTGCTACATCAACTG GTCACTCAGTTATCTCCAAGAATCTTAAAAGAGGAGGGCGTACCTGTCTATCGAGCTGTCCAGCGCAGTGGAGAATTTATCCTAACCTTTCCTAAGGCCTATCACTCTGGGTTTAATTGTGGTTTCAACTGTGCGGAAGCAGTAAATGTTGCACCGGCTGATTGGCTGGTTCATGGACAAAATGCAGTGGAGGGCTATAGCAAGCAGCGGCGAAAGAGTTCACTGTCACATGACAAGCTGCTTCTTGGAGCAGCTATGGAAGCTGTTTATTCCCTCTGGGAGCTTTCACTTTTCAAGAAGAAAACTCCTGTGATTGTGAGATGGAAAAGGGTTTGTAGTGAGGATGGATTGCTTACGAAGGCAGTCAAG AAGCGGGTGcagatggaagaagaaagactaAACAACCTTCAAGATGGTTTTAGCTTGCTTAAGATGGAGGGTGATTTTGACATTAAGAGAGAACGGGAGTGCTTCTTGTGCTTCTATGACTTGCATATGTCTGCTTCAAGCTGCAAGTGTTCCCCTAACCACTTTGCATGTCTTACCCACGCCAAGGATCTTTGTTCATGTGAAAATAAGGAGAGATTTGTCCTAATTCGCCACACCTTGAATGAGTTACGGTCTTTGGTCAAAGCTCTAGAAGGGGATCCCGATGCCATAGACGAATGGGCAAGTAAATGCCGTGACCAGTATCCTTCACATCATCAGAGAGTAAAAGAATATTCTTACTTCCAGGCTAGCTCATTTTCAAAGAGCCGTGGTTCATCAAAAGTACAGCAACGAGAACAGAACAATCTTCAGTCAGTTTCCGAACACTTACAAAGTGATCTAACCACAAACAAGGAAGTTCAGTTGAAACAAGATGGTGATCAAAATGTAAACTGCATCACTGATAAGTCAGCTGTCACGGATGTAAAACTTGGTGAGGGAGGTAAGTTTGACGAGAAGAAGATTTCGGTTGAATCTCAAAATCCACATTCAGTTTCAGATGTAGGGTGTAGCGACATGGCGAAGAAAGTAGATGGTTGTTTAGAAGGGAAGAACCAAGAAGCTGCAACCAATAGGCTACGTCACTCTGTTGGGCTCTTGAGCACTGGATCTCTCGTTGTTAAAAAGCTGTGGTGCAGTAAACAAGCCATATACCCAAAAG GGTTCAAGAGCCGTGTTAAGTTTTTAAGCGTGCTTGACCCAACAAAACTAACCAACTACATCTCAGAGGTTCTGGATGCAGGGCTTCTTGGTCCACTCTTCAGG GTCTCAGTAGAAGATTACCCCACTGAGAATTTCTCGAATGTATCTGTTGAGAAGTGCTGGCAAATGGTGACACAAAGGCTCAAACTCGAAATTATCAAGAGATGTGATCAACCAGTGAGCTCTTTGACCTCTTTACAACCTTTGGAGAGTATAAGTGGGCATGAAATGTTTGGATTTATCTCCCCGCATGTGATTAAG GTGGTTGAGTCTCTTGATCCGAAGCATCAATTGGAGGAGTATTGGAACCAAAAGGCAGTGAATCTGTTTGGTGCTGAAccaacaaaggaagaagaaaaagatgatacAGAGAAAGGAGGGGCTTCAGATCCCTCTTTGGACCGAGACACAAGGCTTTTGCGTGGACTGTTGAAGAAGGCGACACCTGAAGAATTAGTTATGATGCATGGACTTCTGTGCGGTGAGGCACGCAACACCGAGCTCACGGAAGAGCTCTCTACTTTGGTAGATAAGATGGAGAAAAGTCCTTGA
- the LOC104722993 gene encoding probable lysine-specific demethylase JMJ14 isoform X2 encodes MRSSSALLIGVSKRHCCISISGFVKPILTLEMDQLASLAESVAMEITARWNPSEPCRPSVDDAPIFYPTNEDFDDPLGYIEKLRSKAESYGICRIVPPVAWRPPCPLKEKNIWEKSKFPTRIQLIDLLQNREPIKKSTKSKKRKRRRVKTGYTRRKRDSGGDTSSSSDGEGKFGFQTGPDFTLEEFQKYDEYFKECYFQAEDHTGSKASESKKFKPKVKDIEGEYWRIVEQATVEVEVYYGADLETKKFGSGFPKYSPGHLKCEADQYSKCGWNLNNLSRLPGSVLAFESCDISGVIVPWLYVGMCFSTFCWHVEDHHLYSLNYLHTGDPKVWYGIPGNHYDSFETAMKKRLPDLFEEQPDLLHQLVTQLSPRILKEEGVPVYRAVQRSGEFILTFPKAYHSGFNCGFNCAEAVNVAPADWLVHGQNAVEGYSKQRRKSSLSHDKLLLGAAMEAVYSLWELSLFKKKTPVIVRWKRVCSEDGLLTKAVKKRVQMEEERLNNLQDGFSLLKMEGDFDIKRERECFLCFYDLHMSASSCKCSPNHFACLTHAKDLCSCENKERFVLIRHTLNELRSLVKALEGDPDAIDEWASKCRDQYPSHHQRVKEYSYFQASSFSKSRGSSKVQQREQNNLQSVSEHLQSDLTTNKEVQLKQDGDQNVNCITDKSAVTDVKLGEGGKFDEKKISVESQNPHSVSDVGCSDMAKKVDGCLEGKNQEAATNRLRHSVGLLSTGSLVVKKLWCSKQAIYPKGFKSRVKFLSVLDPTKLTNYISEVLDAGLLGPLFRVSVEDYPTENFSNVSVEKCWQMVTQRLKLEIIKRCDQPVSSLTSLQPLESISGHEMFGFISPHVIKVVESLDPKHQLEEYWNQKAVNLFGAEPTKEEEKDDTEKGGASDPSLDRDTRLLRGLLKKATPEELVMMHGLLCGEARNTELTEELSTLVDKMEKSP; translated from the exons ATGCGTTCTTCTTCTGCGCTTCTTATTGGGGTTTCGAAACGGCACTGCTGCATTTCAA TATCGGGCTTTGTGAAACCTATTCTCACTCTCGAAATGGACCAGCTTGCATCTCTAGCAGAGTCTGTGGCTATGGAG ATAACTGCGAGGTGGAATCCATCAGAACCTTGCAGGCCGTCGGTTGATGACGCTCCCATATTTTATCCCACTAATGAG GATTTTGATGATCCCCTTGGTTACATAGAAAAGTTGCGTTCTAAAGCTGAATCATATGGCATATGTCGAATAGTACCGCCTGTTGCATGGAGACCTCCCTGCCCTCTGAAGGAGAAGAACATATGGGAGAAATCTAAATTTCCCACCCGGATTCAGCTGATTGACTTGCTTCAAAATAGAGAACCGATTAAAAAATCTACCAAAAGCAAGAAGAGAAAACGGAGAAGAGTCAAAACTGGATAcacaagaagaaagagagattcagGCGGTGATACTTCTTCCTCTAGTGATGGCGAAGGAAAATTTGGTTTTCAGACTGGGCCAGATTTTACCTTGGAAGAGTTTCAGAAGTATGATGAATACTTTAAGGAGTGTTATTTTCAGGCAGAGGATCATACTGGTTCCAAAGCGTCTGAGAGTAAGAAATTTAAACCTAAGGTTAAAGACATCGAAGGTGAATATTGGCGGATAGTGGAGCAAGCAACTGTTGAAGTAGAG GTTTACTATGGAGCTGACTTGGAAACAAAGAAGTTTGGAAGTGGTTTCCCTAAGTATTCACCGGGGCATCTTAAATGTGAAGCAGATCAATACTCTAAATGTGGTTGGAACCTAAATAATTTATCCCGTCTTCCCGGATCTGTTCTAGCTTTTGAGAGCTGCGATATCTCAGGAGTCATTGTGCCATGGCTTTATGTTGGAATGTGCTTTTCAACTTTTTGTTGG CATGTTGAAGATCATCACCTCTATTCCTTGAACTACTTACACACGGGCGATCCAAAGGTTTGGTATGGGATCCCCGGAAACCATTACGATTCATTTGAAACCGCAATGAAAAAGCGTCTTCCAGATTTGTTTGAAGAGCAGCCTGACTTGCTACATCAACTG GTCACTCAGTTATCTCCAAGAATCTTAAAAGAGGAGGGCGTACCTGTCTATCGAGCTGTCCAGCGCAGTGGAGAATTTATCCTAACCTTTCCTAAGGCCTATCACTCTGGGTTTAATTGTGGTTTCAACTGTGCGGAAGCAGTAAATGTTGCACCGGCTGATTGGCTGGTTCATGGACAAAATGCAGTGGAGGGCTATAGCAAGCAGCGGCGAAAGAGTTCACTGTCACATGACAAGCTGCTTCTTGGAGCAGCTATGGAAGCTGTTTATTCCCTCTGGGAGCTTTCACTTTTCAAGAAGAAAACTCCTGTGATTGTGAGATGGAAAAGGGTTTGTAGTGAGGATGGATTGCTTACGAAGGCAGTCAAG AAGCGGGTGcagatggaagaagaaagactaAACAACCTTCAAGATGGTTTTAGCTTGCTTAAGATGGAGGGTGATTTTGACATTAAGAGAGAACGGGAGTGCTTCTTGTGCTTCTATGACTTGCATATGTCTGCTTCAAGCTGCAAGTGTTCCCCTAACCACTTTGCATGTCTTACCCACGCCAAGGATCTTTGTTCATGTGAAAATAAGGAGAGATTTGTCCTAATTCGCCACACCTTGAATGAGTTACGGTCTTTGGTCAAAGCTCTAGAAGGGGATCCCGATGCCATAGACGAATGGGCAAGTAAATGCCGTGACCAGTATCCTTCACATCATCAGAGAGTAAAAGAATATTCTTACTTCCAGGCTAGCTCATTTTCAAAGAGCCGTGGTTCATCAAAAGTACAGCAACGAGAACAGAACAATCTTCAGTCAGTTTCCGAACACTTACAAAGTGATCTAACCACAAACAAGGAAGTTCAGTTGAAACAAGATGGTGATCAAAATGTAAACTGCATCACTGATAAGTCAGCTGTCACGGATGTAAAACTTGGTGAGGGAGGTAAGTTTGACGAGAAGAAGATTTCGGTTGAATCTCAAAATCCACATTCAGTTTCAGATGTAGGGTGTAGCGACATGGCGAAGAAAGTAGATGGTTGTTTAGAAGGGAAGAACCAAGAAGCTGCAACCAATAGGCTACGTCACTCTGTTGGGCTCTTGAGCACTGGATCTCTCGTTGTTAAAAAGCTGTGGTGCAGTAAACAAGCCATATACCCAAAAG GGTTCAAGAGCCGTGTTAAGTTTTTAAGCGTGCTTGACCCAACAAAACTAACCAACTACATCTCAGAGGTTCTGGATGCAGGGCTTCTTGGTCCACTCTTCAGG GTCTCAGTAGAAGATTACCCCACTGAGAATTTCTCGAATGTATCTGTTGAGAAGTGCTGGCAAATGGTGACACAAAGGCTCAAACTCGAAATTATCAAGAGATGTGATCAACCAGTGAGCTCTTTGACCTCTTTACAACCTTTGGAGAGTATAAGTGGGCATGAAATGTTTGGATTTATCTCCCCGCATGTGATTAAG GTGGTTGAGTCTCTTGATCCGAAGCATCAATTGGAGGAGTATTGGAACCAAAAGGCAGTGAATCTGTTTGGTGCTGAAccaacaaaggaagaagaaaaagatgatacAGAGAAAGGAGGGGCTTCAGATCCCTCTTTGGACCGAGACACAAGGCTTTTGCGTGGACTGTTGAAGAAGGCGACACCTGAAGAATTAGTTATGATGCATGGACTTCTGTGCGGTGAGGCACGCAACACCGAGCTCACGGAAGAGCTCTCTACTTTGGTAGATAAGATGGAGAAAAGTCCTTGA
- the LOC104722993 gene encoding probable lysine-specific demethylase JMJ14 isoform X3 — protein sequence MEEDSEKQSIKRESSVEPDSSSPPSPKITARWNPSEPCRPSVDDAPIFYPTNEDFDDPLGYIEKLRSKAESYGICRIVPPVAWRPPCPLKEKNIWEKSKFPTRIQLIDLLQNREPIKKSTKSKKRKRRRVKTGYTRRKRDSGGDTSSSSDGEGKFGFQTGPDFTLEEFQKYDEYFKECYFQAEDHTGSKASESKKFKPKVKDIEGEYWRIVEQATVEVEVYYGADLETKKFGSGFPKYSPGHLKCEADQYSKCGWNLNNLSRLPGSVLAFESCDISGVIVPWLYVGMCFSTFCWHVEDHHLYSLNYLHTGDPKVWYGIPGNHYDSFETAMKKRLPDLFEEQPDLLHQLVTQLSPRILKEEGVPVYRAVQRSGEFILTFPKAYHSGFNCGFNCAEAVNVAPADWLVHGQNAVEGYSKQRRKSSLSHDKLLLGAAMEAVYSLWELSLFKKKTPVIVRWKRVCSEDGLLTKAVKKRVQMEEERLNNLQDGFSLLKMEGDFDIKRERECFLCFYDLHMSASSCKCSPNHFACLTHAKDLCSCENKERFVLIRHTLNELRSLVKALEGDPDAIDEWASKCRDQYPSHHQRVKEYSYFQASSFSKSRGSSKVQQREQNNLQSVSEHLQSDLTTNKEVQLKQDGDQNVNCITDKSAVTDVKLGEGGKFDEKKISVESQNPHSVSDVGCSDMAKKVDGCLEGKNQEAATNRLRHSVGLLSTGSLVVKKLWCSKQAIYPKGFKSRVKFLSVLDPTKLTNYISEVLDAGLLGPLFRVSVEDYPTENFSNVSVEKCWQMVTQRLKLEIIKRCDQPVSSLTSLQPLESISGHEMFGFISPHVIKVVESLDPKHQLEEYWNQKAVNLFGAEPTKEEEKDDTEKGGASDPSLDRDTRLLRGLLKKATPEELVMMHGLLCGEARNTELTEELSTLVDKMEKSP from the exons ATGGAG GAAGATTCTGAGAAACAATCGATTAAAAGGGAGAGTAGCGTTGAACCTGACTCCTCTAGTCCTCCTAGTCCCAAA ATAACTGCGAGGTGGAATCCATCAGAACCTTGCAGGCCGTCGGTTGATGACGCTCCCATATTTTATCCCACTAATGAG GATTTTGATGATCCCCTTGGTTACATAGAAAAGTTGCGTTCTAAAGCTGAATCATATGGCATATGTCGAATAGTACCGCCTGTTGCATGGAGACCTCCCTGCCCTCTGAAGGAGAAGAACATATGGGAGAAATCTAAATTTCCCACCCGGATTCAGCTGATTGACTTGCTTCAAAATAGAGAACCGATTAAAAAATCTACCAAAAGCAAGAAGAGAAAACGGAGAAGAGTCAAAACTGGATAcacaagaagaaagagagattcagGCGGTGATACTTCTTCCTCTAGTGATGGCGAAGGAAAATTTGGTTTTCAGACTGGGCCAGATTTTACCTTGGAAGAGTTTCAGAAGTATGATGAATACTTTAAGGAGTGTTATTTTCAGGCAGAGGATCATACTGGTTCCAAAGCGTCTGAGAGTAAGAAATTTAAACCTAAGGTTAAAGACATCGAAGGTGAATATTGGCGGATAGTGGAGCAAGCAACTGTTGAAGTAGAG GTTTACTATGGAGCTGACTTGGAAACAAAGAAGTTTGGAAGTGGTTTCCCTAAGTATTCACCGGGGCATCTTAAATGTGAAGCAGATCAATACTCTAAATGTGGTTGGAACCTAAATAATTTATCCCGTCTTCCCGGATCTGTTCTAGCTTTTGAGAGCTGCGATATCTCAGGAGTCATTGTGCCATGGCTTTATGTTGGAATGTGCTTTTCAACTTTTTGTTGG CATGTTGAAGATCATCACCTCTATTCCTTGAACTACTTACACACGGGCGATCCAAAGGTTTGGTATGGGATCCCCGGAAACCATTACGATTCATTTGAAACCGCAATGAAAAAGCGTCTTCCAGATTTGTTTGAAGAGCAGCCTGACTTGCTACATCAACTG GTCACTCAGTTATCTCCAAGAATCTTAAAAGAGGAGGGCGTACCTGTCTATCGAGCTGTCCAGCGCAGTGGAGAATTTATCCTAACCTTTCCTAAGGCCTATCACTCTGGGTTTAATTGTGGTTTCAACTGTGCGGAAGCAGTAAATGTTGCACCGGCTGATTGGCTGGTTCATGGACAAAATGCAGTGGAGGGCTATAGCAAGCAGCGGCGAAAGAGTTCACTGTCACATGACAAGCTGCTTCTTGGAGCAGCTATGGAAGCTGTTTATTCCCTCTGGGAGCTTTCACTTTTCAAGAAGAAAACTCCTGTGATTGTGAGATGGAAAAGGGTTTGTAGTGAGGATGGATTGCTTACGAAGGCAGTCAAG AAGCGGGTGcagatggaagaagaaagactaAACAACCTTCAAGATGGTTTTAGCTTGCTTAAGATGGAGGGTGATTTTGACATTAAGAGAGAACGGGAGTGCTTCTTGTGCTTCTATGACTTGCATATGTCTGCTTCAAGCTGCAAGTGTTCCCCTAACCACTTTGCATGTCTTACCCACGCCAAGGATCTTTGTTCATGTGAAAATAAGGAGAGATTTGTCCTAATTCGCCACACCTTGAATGAGTTACGGTCTTTGGTCAAAGCTCTAGAAGGGGATCCCGATGCCATAGACGAATGGGCAAGTAAATGCCGTGACCAGTATCCTTCACATCATCAGAGAGTAAAAGAATATTCTTACTTCCAGGCTAGCTCATTTTCAAAGAGCCGTGGTTCATCAAAAGTACAGCAACGAGAACAGAACAATCTTCAGTCAGTTTCCGAACACTTACAAAGTGATCTAACCACAAACAAGGAAGTTCAGTTGAAACAAGATGGTGATCAAAATGTAAACTGCATCACTGATAAGTCAGCTGTCACGGATGTAAAACTTGGTGAGGGAGGTAAGTTTGACGAGAAGAAGATTTCGGTTGAATCTCAAAATCCACATTCAGTTTCAGATGTAGGGTGTAGCGACATGGCGAAGAAAGTAGATGGTTGTTTAGAAGGGAAGAACCAAGAAGCTGCAACCAATAGGCTACGTCACTCTGTTGGGCTCTTGAGCACTGGATCTCTCGTTGTTAAAAAGCTGTGGTGCAGTAAACAAGCCATATACCCAAAAG GGTTCAAGAGCCGTGTTAAGTTTTTAAGCGTGCTTGACCCAACAAAACTAACCAACTACATCTCAGAGGTTCTGGATGCAGGGCTTCTTGGTCCACTCTTCAGG GTCTCAGTAGAAGATTACCCCACTGAGAATTTCTCGAATGTATCTGTTGAGAAGTGCTGGCAAATGGTGACACAAAGGCTCAAACTCGAAATTATCAAGAGATGTGATCAACCAGTGAGCTCTTTGACCTCTTTACAACCTTTGGAGAGTATAAGTGGGCATGAAATGTTTGGATTTATCTCCCCGCATGTGATTAAG GTGGTTGAGTCTCTTGATCCGAAGCATCAATTGGAGGAGTATTGGAACCAAAAGGCAGTGAATCTGTTTGGTGCTGAAccaacaaaggaagaagaaaaagatgatacAGAGAAAGGAGGGGCTTCAGATCCCTCTTTGGACCGAGACACAAGGCTTTTGCGTGGACTGTTGAAGAAGGCGACACCTGAAGAATTAGTTATGATGCATGGACTTCTGTGCGGTGAGGCACGCAACACCGAGCTCACGGAAGAGCTCTCTACTTTGGTAGATAAGATGGAGAAAAGTCCTTGA
- the LOC104722994 gene encoding CASP-like protein 1B2, whose protein sequence is MAGGKTVVAGGNTKSWKLLLGLRIFAFMATLAAAIVMALNKETKTLVVATIGTVPIKATLTAKFQHTPAFVFFVIANVMASFHNLLMIALQIFSPKLEHKGLHVLSIAILDMLNATLVSAAANAAVFVAELGKNGNKHAKWNKVCDRFATYCDHGAGALIAAFAGVILMILVSGVSISRLLFNSNKFSTTKAPATETDVP, encoded by the exons ATGGCCGGAGGGAAGACTGTGGTGGCAGGTGGGAACACAAAGAGCTGGAAACTACTCTTGGGGCTGAGAATATTTGCATTCATGGCTACTTTAGCTGCAGCCATTGTAATGGCACTGAACAAAGAGACAAAGACCTTGGTTGTGGCCACCATTGGTACTGTTCCTATCAAAGCCACTTTAACCGCTAAGTTTCAGCACACACCAGCTTTTGT GTTCTTTGTTATAGCTAATGTAATGGCGAGCTTCCACAACTTGTTGATGATTGCTCTTCAGATTTTTAGCCCGAAACTGGAGCACAAAGGTCTCCATGTCCTCTCTATCGCCATTCTCGACATG CTAAACGCAACTCTAGTATCTGCGGCTGCAAACGCGGCAGTGTTCGTAGCGGAGCTGGGGAAGAACGGAAACAAACACGCCAAGTGGAACAAAGTCTGCGACAGGTTTGCCACTTACTGTGATCACGGCGCTGGAGCACTCATAGCCGCCTTCGCCGGAGTGATTCTTATGATTCTAGTCTCCGGCGTCTCCATTTCCCGCCTCTTATTcaattctaacaaattctccACCACCAAAGCCCCTGCCACCGAAACCGACGTTCCCTAA